A single Thermoanaerobacterium sp. RBIITD DNA region contains:
- a CDS encoding sugar ABC transporter permease — protein sequence MLYKKKYTNSGTWYWFFIAPTLLSLIIVVLIPFIIGIYYSFTDWDGINQPLFIGLKNFIMLKNDYAFWNSILFTAKFSIACIIIINIIGLGFAMLVTRKISGRNLMRTAFYLPNLIGGLILGFIWNFIFVDVFQSIANVTHIGWLNGWLSTTNTGFWGLVIVTSWQMIGYVMVIYIAYIESVPTELIEASKIDGANSWQQFKNVIFPLISPAFTISLFITLSNSFKLFDQNLSLTAGAPGNTTQMITLNIYQTAFSAQEMALGQAKAVVMFVIIAIISIVQVYFTQKREVEM from the coding sequence ATGTTATACAAAAAAAAATATACAAATAGTGGAACATGGTATTGGTTTTTTATAGCACCTACTCTTTTATCACTTATTATTGTTGTATTAATTCCATTTATTATTGGTATATATTATTCATTTACTGACTGGGATGGAATAAATCAGCCGTTGTTTATTGGTCTTAAGAATTTTATTATGCTGAAAAATGATTATGCATTTTGGAATTCAATATTATTTACCGCAAAGTTTTCTATAGCATGTATAATAATAATAAACATTATAGGATTAGGTTTTGCAATGTTAGTTACAAGAAAAATTTCTGGTAGAAATTTAATGCGTACGGCTTTTTATTTACCAAACCTAATAGGAGGGCTTATATTAGGATTTATATGGAATTTCATTTTTGTAGATGTATTTCAGTCGATAGCTAACGTTACTCATATAGGTTGGCTTAATGGATGGCTGTCTACTACTAACACTGGTTTTTGGGGTTTAGTTATAGTGACTTCGTGGCAAATGATCGGATATGTTATGGTAATTTATATAGCATATATAGAAAGCGTTCCAACCGAGTTAATTGAAGCATCAAAGATCGATGGTGCAAATTCTTGGCAGCAGTTCAAAAATGTTATATTTCCATTAATATCTCCAGCATTTACTATAAGCCTATTTATTACACTGTCGAATTCTTTTAAGCTTTTTGATCAGAATCTTTCACTTACCGCGGGTGCACCGGGAAATACAACGCAAATGATTACCTTAAATATATACCAGACGGCATTTTCAGCACAAGAAATGGCTTTAGGCCAAGCAAAAGCAGTAGTTATGTTTGTAATAATTGCGATTATTTCAATTGTACAGGTTTATTTTACTCAAAAAAGAGAGGTTGAGATGTAA
- a CDS encoding ABC transporter substrate-binding protein: MKRTVKGIALILVFLMAFSVLISGCSSNSKTEQNKSTKTNSPVTLDIFQFKVEIKDQLQNAINTYMKENPNVKINLETVGGGQDYGAALKAKFNSGSEPAIFNVGGPQDVETWKSKLADLKDTKAAKEALDGTLKGVTLDGKIYGLPFDLEGYGLIYNKQIFNKAGIDPLKINSFEALTNAVNTLDSKKKELGLEAVFAFPAKETWVTGLHLSNAFLSPEFTGDVMKAFNAKNVEFKYADAMKKMIDLQNKYSVQPTASLDYSTQVEKLFCTGKVAMIQQGNWVYPTIEGFDKNFAENDIGILPYPVPGFVEDSYPEGVPMYWGVNSNKSSEVQKAAKDFLDWLYTSDEGKKIVTQQFKFVPAYNGYDKSSISDPLGKQLFVAASKGKTYGWVFMGYPNNWGQNVLGADIQLYVSGSLDWNKLIEHAKQTWADARK; the protein is encoded by the coding sequence ATGAAACGTACCGTAAAGGGTATAGCTCTAATTTTGGTGTTCTTAATGGCTTTTTCAGTGCTCATTTCTGGCTGTAGCAGTAATAGCAAAACAGAACAAAATAAATCGACAAAAACAAATTCACCGGTAACATTGGATATATTCCAGTTTAAGGTGGAAATTAAAGATCAATTACAAAATGCGATAAATACTTACATGAAAGAGAACCCCAATGTCAAAATTAACCTTGAAACAGTTGGTGGAGGTCAGGATTATGGTGCAGCACTTAAAGCAAAATTTAATTCGGGGTCGGAACCGGCAATATTTAATGTTGGGGGTCCGCAAGATGTCGAGACATGGAAGTCAAAATTAGCAGATCTTAAAGATACGAAAGCCGCAAAAGAGGCATTAGATGGCACTCTTAAGGGTGTAACATTAGACGGCAAAATTTATGGTTTACCATTTGACCTTGAAGGTTATGGCCTTATTTACAATAAGCAAATATTTAATAAGGCTGGTATAGATCCTCTAAAAATAAATTCATTTGAAGCATTGACAAATGCGGTAAATACACTTGATTCAAAGAAGAAAGAGCTTGGTCTTGAAGCAGTCTTTGCTTTCCCTGCTAAAGAGACATGGGTAACAGGATTACATCTTTCTAATGCTTTTTTGTCACCCGAATTTACTGGAGATGTAATGAAAGCATTTAATGCAAAGAATGTAGAATTTAAATATGCAGATGCTATGAAAAAAATGATTGACCTTCAAAACAAATATTCAGTACAGCCTACGGCAAGCCTTGATTATAGCACACAAGTTGAAAAACTATTTTGTACAGGTAAAGTTGCTATGATTCAACAAGGCAACTGGGTATATCCGACAATAGAAGGATTTGATAAAAACTTTGCAGAAAACGATATTGGAATACTTCCATATCCAGTTCCTGGATTTGTAGAAGATAGCTATCCTGAAGGTGTTCCGATGTATTGGGGTGTAAATAGCAATAAATCAAGTGAGGTGCAAAAAGCAGCTAAGGATTTTCTCGATTGGCTATATACTTCTGATGAAGGCAAAAAAATAGTTACTCAGCAATTTAAGTTTGTGCCGGCATATAATGGATATGATAAAAGCAGTATATCTGATCCATTAGGCAAACAATTATTTGTTGCTGCAAGTAAAGGTAAGACATATGGCTGGGTATTTATGGGTTATCCAAATAATTGGGGCCAGAATGTACTTGGTGCTGATATACAGCTGTATGTTAGTGGTTCACTTGATTGGAATAAGCTGATTGAACATGCTAAGCAAACGTGGGCAGATGCTAGAAAATAA
- a CDS encoding sugar ABC transporter permease produces the protein MRPNERVTLWVSRIIIWAFIIIILFPVAWVVGASLGKGDAFFSGTIFPKQLSFQNYIDLFSKTQLLAWIKNSLILCFGVAIIQSILTSTSSYAFSRMKFVGRKNGLMILLLLQMFPTFMALPAIYGILAKLNLLDNLYVFILVLAGGSAFNIWLLKGYIDGLPKELDEAALVDGASYWQIFVKIILPLTTPMLVVIFLFSFIGTYSEFILSSAVLKSPESYTVALGLQRFINNQFSAHWTLFAAASVVASLPLVILFMALQRYLQQGLAAGAVKG, from the coding sequence ATGCGGCCCAATGAAAGAGTTACTTTATGGGTTAGCAGAATAATAATATGGGCATTTATAATTATTATTCTGTTTCCAGTTGCATGGGTTGTAGGTGCTTCACTTGGCAAAGGTGATGCATTCTTCTCAGGAACGATCTTTCCAAAGCAATTAAGCTTTCAGAATTATATAGATTTATTTAGTAAAACTCAACTTTTGGCATGGATTAAAAATAGTTTAATACTATGTTTTGGTGTTGCGATAATTCAGTCAATATTGACATCTACTTCATCATATGCTTTCAGTAGGATGAAATTTGTTGGAAGAAAAAATGGATTAATGATACTACTGTTACTTCAGATGTTTCCGACATTTATGGCATTACCTGCAATATATGGGATACTTGCAAAATTAAATTTACTTGATAATCTATATGTGTTTATATTGGTTCTTGCCGGTGGCAGTGCATTTAATATATGGCTCTTAAAAGGATATATAGATGGCCTACCGAAAGAATTAGACGAAGCTGCCCTTGTCGATGGTGCATCATATTGGCAGATTTTTGTAAAGATCATTTTGCCACTTACTACTCCAATGCTTGTCGTAATTTTCTTATTTAGCTTTATTGGGACATATAGTGAATTTATATTATCAAGTGCAGTTTTAAAATCGCCTGAAAGTTATACAGTCGCACTTGGACTGCAACGTTTTATAAATAATCAATTCTCAGCGCACTGGACATTATTTGCTGCGGCGTCTGTCGTTGCATCACTGCCACTTGTAATACTTTTTATGGCATTACAGAGATATTTGCAACAAGGCCTTGCGGCAGGTGCAGTAAAAGGTTAA
- a CDS encoding sugar ABC transporter permease, with amino-acid sequence MINGNRMRDKLTPYVFLSPAILSMTILSFLPIAYTIYIAFTNFSLNHFKQYQFVGIKNFIDIINGPLKTVFLPVLIWTVVFATIATFANYVIGLFLAVLLNNKNMWETNIYRAILIIPWALPSTIAILAWQGLFNQQYGGINMVLSYLHIAKIPWLTDPFWAKVGIIIASTWMGYPFMMNASLGGLQAIPPELYEVADLDGATWFQKLRLITLPMLMTSALPLIISSFAFNFNNFGSVFLITGGGPPRTDTAFAGSTDLLVSSAYKMTMNFNRYDLASALSIIIFLIIGTLSYINMRMTHSFEEVD; translated from the coding sequence ATGATAAACGGGAATAGGATGCGAGACAAATTAACACCGTATGTATTTTTATCACCAGCCATATTGTCTATGACGATATTGAGCTTTTTACCTATTGCATATACTATTTATATTGCCTTCACAAATTTTAGTTTAAATCATTTTAAACAATATCAATTTGTGGGCATAAAAAATTTTATAGATATTATTAATGGACCATTAAAAACTGTATTTTTACCTGTATTAATCTGGACTGTTGTTTTTGCAACAATAGCTACTTTTGCAAATTATGTGATTGGATTATTTTTAGCTGTTTTATTGAATAATAAAAACATGTGGGAAACAAATATATACAGGGCAATACTTATAATACCATGGGCATTGCCGTCCACAATTGCTATTCTCGCATGGCAAGGTCTTTTTAATCAGCAGTATGGTGGTATAAATATGGTATTAAGTTATCTACACATTGCAAAGATACCGTGGCTTACAGATCCATTTTGGGCAAAAGTGGGCATAATAATAGCAAGCACATGGATGGGTTATCCATTTATGATGAATGCGTCCTTAGGAGGGTTACAGGCAATACCACCGGAGCTTTATGAAGTGGCAGATCTTGATGGTGCTACATGGTTTCAAAAATTACGTTTAATAACACTTCCAATGCTTATGACATCTGCATTGCCACTTATAATATCTTCATTTGCGTTTAATTTTAATAACTTTGGTTCAGTATTTTTGATTACGGGTGGTGGACCACCTAGAACTGATACTGCCTTTGCCGGATCTACAGATTTACTTGTAAGCTCGGCATATAAGATGACAATGAATTTTAATAGATATGACCTTGCATCTGCATTGTCTATAATAATTTTTTTGATAATTGGAACATTAAGTTATATTAACATGAGAATGACACATTCGTTTGAGGAGGTGGACTAA
- a CDS encoding maltose ABC transporter substrate-binding protein, which produces MKRFLKIFALFTVMVLVLSAVLTGCGGSKSSGNQTSSNNTAQEQKKGSVSLTVWSHLTDTEVAKVQEIANKWAQETGNTVKVLADQSDFQAYSTAAQSGKGPDIMFGLPNDNLGTFQKAGLLAEVPDGVINKSDYVSMSIDAVSFDGKLYAIPLAMETYALFYNTDKVPTPPSTMQDLIDQGKKVGFQYDVNNFYFSYAFLAANGGYVFKQSGGKLDPNDIGLNNDGAKKGLAMIRDFVITDKFMPADLKGDMAKGNFQSGKIGLYISGPWDVDGFKKANVKFKVAPMPTIDGKPIPTFAGVQTAFVSSSSKHQKEAWNLMKYLAQNTALPLFETGNRIPVLNSALNSDEVKNNEIMNAFATQAKNAQPMPNIPAMQAVWTPAGNALQLITSGKATPEKAADDMVNQIKQGIATQQ; this is translated from the coding sequence ATGAAGAGATTTTTAAAGATTTTTGCATTATTTACAGTGATGGTATTAGTTTTATCAGCAGTATTGACAGGTTGTGGTGGCAGTAAATCAAGTGGAAATCAGACATCTAGCAATAACACTGCACAAGAACAAAAGAAGGGTTCTGTTTCTCTTACAGTATGGTCACACTTAACAGATACTGAAGTTGCAAAAGTTCAAGAAATTGCAAATAAGTGGGCTCAAGAGACAGGGAATACTGTTAAAGTTTTAGCAGATCAGAGCGATTTCCAGGCATATTCAACAGCAGCACAGAGCGGTAAGGGACCTGACATAATGTTCGGCTTACCAAATGATAATCTTGGTACATTCCAGAAAGCGGGATTACTTGCAGAGGTTCCAGATGGTGTTATAAATAAATCTGATTATGTTTCTATGAGCATTGATGCAGTATCATTTGATGGAAAATTGTATGCTATACCACTTGCAATGGAAACATATGCATTATTCTATAATACAGATAAAGTACCAACTCCGCCGTCAACAATGCAGGATTTAATTGACCAAGGAAAGAAAGTTGGATTCCAATATGACGTAAATAACTTCTATTTTAGCTATGCTTTTCTTGCAGCGAATGGTGGATACGTATTTAAACAAAGCGGTGGTAAGCTTGATCCTAATGACATAGGACTTAACAATGATGGTGCAAAAAAGGGTCTTGCTATGATAAGGGATTTCGTAATAACAGATAAATTTATGCCAGCTGATCTTAAAGGCGATATGGCTAAAGGTAATTTCCAAAGTGGGAAAATAGGATTATATATAAGTGGTCCATGGGATGTGGATGGCTTTAAGAAAGCCAATGTAAAGTTTAAAGTTGCTCCTATGCCGACGATAGACGGAAAGCCAATCCCGACATTTGCAGGTGTTCAGACTGCATTTGTAAGCTCAAGTTCAAAACATCAAAAAGAAGCATGGAATTTAATGAAATATTTAGCACAAAATACAGCATTACCATTATTTGAAACAGGTAACAGAATCCCTGTATTAAATAGTGCACTAAACAGTGACGAAGTTAAAAATAATGAGATAATGAATGCATTTGCTACACAGGCTAAAAATGCACAGCCAATGCCAAATATACCTGCAATGCAGGCAGTATGGACACCAGCGGGCAATGCACTTCAACTCATAACATCAGGTAAGGCTACACCTGAAAAGGCTGCTGATGATATGGTTAATCAGATTAAACAGGGTATAGCGACACAACAATAA
- a CDS encoding YvcK family protein, translated as MRDNNGFLYGPKIVVIGGGTGLSTMLRGLKQYTHNITAIVTVADDGGGSGVLREDLGMLPPGDIRNCILALANTEPTMEKLLQYRFKDGMLKGQSFGNLFLAAINGISENFEEAVKKMSEVLAVSGKVLPVTLDNVKLKAKLKNGIVIGGESLIPKMQIKEKSPIEEICLEPKDARPVDEALLDLVNADGIVLGPGSLYTSIVPNLLVDGICDAIEGSKALKIYVCNIMTQPGETFGYDANEHVEALFSHGLKSLDYVIVNSAEVPNEYKNRYKEDMAQPVSYDLDKFNQKGIKVIEKDVLAIKNNYIRHDEQKLAEVIIDLLT; from the coding sequence ATGAGGGATAATAATGGGTTTTTATATGGTCCCAAAATTGTCGTTATTGGCGGTGGGACTGGGCTTTCTACAATGTTACGTGGATTAAAACAATATACACATAATATAACAGCCATAGTAACAGTAGCTGATGATGGGGGCGGATCAGGCGTACTAAGGGAAGACCTTGGAATGCTACCTCCTGGTGATATAAGAAACTGTATACTTGCACTTGCAAATACAGAGCCTACGATGGAAAAACTTTTACAGTACCGATTCAAAGATGGAATGTTAAAGGGTCAGAGCTTTGGAAACCTATTTTTAGCTGCAATAAATGGCATATCAGAAAATTTTGAAGAAGCTGTTAAAAAAATGAGTGAGGTACTTGCTGTTTCAGGCAAGGTTTTACCTGTTACGCTGGACAATGTTAAACTAAAGGCCAAGCTAAAAAATGGTATAGTAATAGGTGGAGAATCATTGATACCTAAAATGCAGATAAAGGAAAAGAGTCCTATTGAAGAAATATGCCTTGAGCCAAAAGATGCAAGGCCTGTTGATGAAGCACTTTTAGATTTAGTTAATGCAGATGGAATTGTATTGGGACCTGGTAGTTTATATACAAGTATAGTACCAAATCTTTTAGTTGATGGTATTTGTGATGCCATAGAAGGATCGAAGGCATTAAAAATTTATGTATGCAATATAATGACACAGCCTGGTGAAACTTTTGGATATGATGCTAATGAGCATGTAGAAGCACTTTTTTCGCATGGCTTAAAATCCCTTGATTATGTAATTGTCAATAGTGCCGAAGTACCTAATGAATACAAAAACCGTTATAAGGAAGATATGGCGCAGCCGGTTTCGTATGATTTGGATAAATTCAATCAAAAGGGTATAAAAGTGATAGAGAAAGATGTATTAGCTATAAAAAATAATTATATTAGACATGATGAGCAAAAGCTTGCAGAGGTAATAATCGATTTATTGACATAA
- a CDS encoding helix-turn-helix domain-containing protein codes for MNELGEILKNARLKKGMTLDDLQEITKVRTRYLKAIEDGNFDVIPALVYAKGFIKSYAQAVGINSDELLNKYSYLFEEKKEEEEKKQEAALASLEEVRSFDLFTFLRKLVKPFIGIIVIGLFVYGLYYMVNQINKGLAPLSNTNQVDKGKTNNNDNNKNDTTNNSVYNNVVKKTSIQQIRNTQSEFDYKVIPEKDTYKVDITIPGQKCWFNVKVDGASTYEGILTNGMTKSFDVKSNIDILMGNPPDVKITVDGQEIPHIDVPAPVTLKLAK; via the coding sequence GTGAATGAACTCGGTGAAATTTTAAAAAATGCAAGATTAAAAAAGGGAATGACACTTGACGACCTCCAAGAGATTACAAAAGTCCGCACGAGGTACTTAAAAGCGATAGAAGATGGCAATTTCGATGTAATACCTGCATTAGTTTATGCAAAGGGATTTATAAAGAGCTATGCACAAGCTGTAGGTATTAATTCGGATGAGCTACTTAATAAATACAGTTATTTATTTGAAGAAAAAAAAGAAGAGGAAGAGAAAAAACAAGAGGCTGCTTTGGCAAGTCTTGAAGAAGTAAGAAGTTTTGACTTATTTACATTTCTAAGGAAGTTAGTAAAGCCATTTATCGGAATTATAGTAATAGGTTTATTTGTCTACGGACTTTATTATATGGTAAATCAGATTAACAAGGGACTAGCACCATTGTCAAATACAAATCAGGTTGATAAAGGTAAAACTAATAATAATGATAATAATAAAAATGACACTACAAATAATTCTGTTTACAATAATGTGGTAAAGAAGACGTCAATACAGCAAATTAGAAATACACAGAGTGAATTTGATTATAAAGTTATACCCGAAAAAGATACTTATAAAGTCGATATAACAATACCTGGTCAAAAATGCTGGTTTAATGTTAAAGTAGATGGTGCAAGCACTTATGAAGGAATTTTAACAAATGGCATGACAAAAAGTTTTGACGTCAAAAGCAATATTGACATATTGATGGGAAACCCTCCAGATGTTAAAATAACAGTAGACGGGCAGGAAATTCCACATATAGATGTTCCAGCACCGGTTACATTAAAATTGGCAAAATAA
- a CDS encoding carbohydrate ABC transporter permease yields MRKINIHKYILTIFGILLSLIWISPFYIILVNSFKTKKELFINTLSLPKSLLLDNYKIAAANLNLSEAFSNSLLITILSILIIAIFSSMTAYALQRIKRRSSTLIYMIFTLAMLIPFQAVMIPLVAEFGRFHMLSKSGLIIMYLGFGSSLGVFLYYGALKGIPRSIDEAALIDGCSRFRIYWNIILPLLSPTTITLTVLDIMWIWNDYLLPSLVINKVGSRTFPLMIFYFFSQYTKQWNLGMAGLTIAIMPVLIFYFLAQRKLVTAIIAGAVKQ; encoded by the coding sequence ATGAGGAAAATAAATATTCATAAATATATATTAACAATATTTGGTATTTTATTATCTTTAATTTGGATTTCACCATTTTATATTATTCTTGTTAATTCATTTAAAACGAAAAAAGAGCTATTTATTAATACCCTTTCTTTACCTAAAAGTTTATTATTAGATAACTATAAAATAGCAGCTGCAAATTTGAATTTAAGTGAGGCATTTTCTAATTCTCTATTGATTACTATTTTAAGCATTTTAATAATTGCTATATTTTCTTCGATGACGGCATATGCTTTACAGCGAATAAAAAGAAGGAGCAGTACTTTAATATATATGATTTTTACACTTGCTATGCTTATTCCGTTTCAGGCAGTAATGATACCACTTGTTGCAGAATTTGGTAGATTTCATATGCTGTCAAAGTCTGGGCTTATAATAATGTATTTAGGCTTTGGTTCTAGCCTTGGCGTTTTCCTTTATTATGGCGCTCTAAAAGGAATACCAAGGTCGATTGATGAAGCTGCACTTATTGATGGTTGCAGTAGATTTAGAATATATTGGAATATTATTTTACCTTTATTGAGTCCAACGACAATTACTTTAACTGTACTTGACATAATGTGGATATGGAATGATTATTTATTGCCATCATTGGTAATAAATAAAGTAGGCTCAAGGACTTTTCCATTAATGATATTTTACTTCTTTAGTCAGTATACTAAGCAATGGAATCTTGGCATGGCGGGTCTTACAATAGCTATTATGCCGGTATTAATATTTTATTTTTTAGCTCAAAGAAAATTAGTAACTGCTATAATTGCAGGTGCTGTAAAGCAATAA
- a CDS encoding acyl-CoA dehydratase activase-related protein — MRKTVGIPKALLYYNFYPMWKVFFEELGAEVVTSRNTCKKIIDDGVKSCVGETCLPVKTYVGHVIDLKEKGVDYIFIPRVISVERKRYLCAKFLGLPDMVKSLVPDLPEIIDMKIDLYRSDNSMQKEVLRIGKKFINDEVKIYNAYFKSLETQNKFESIMKKGLSSKEAINYLEGKNIKVQNSGDLKIALLAHSYDIMDDYICMGIIDRLRKMGAKVTTTSMMDSFKIERGAKKLQKDLFWTYGREIIGAGKYFLEEKEVDGVITVSAFGCGPDSLTDDLLERDYKRNGGIPYMSITIDEHTGEAGITTRLEAFIDLLRWRKGEIIV, encoded by the coding sequence ATGCGAAAAACAGTTGGAATACCAAAGGCGCTTTTATATTATAATTTTTATCCCATGTGGAAAGTATTTTTTGAAGAATTAGGTGCAGAAGTTGTTACATCAAGGAATACGTGTAAAAAGATAATTGATGACGGTGTAAAAAGCTGCGTTGGCGAGACATGTCTTCCTGTTAAAACATATGTAGGCCATGTAATAGATTTAAAGGAAAAAGGTGTTGACTATATCTTTATCCCAAGAGTTATAAGTGTTGAAAGAAAAAGATATTTATGTGCGAAGTTTTTAGGTTTACCTGACATGGTGAAAAGTCTTGTTCCAGATCTACCAGAGATAATCGATATGAAAATTGATTTGTATCGAAGTGATAATTCAATGCAGAAGGAAGTCTTAAGAATAGGGAAAAAATTCATCAACGATGAGGTGAAAATTTATAATGCATATTTCAAATCATTAGAAACCCAGAACAAATTTGAAAGCATTATGAAAAAAGGGCTATCATCTAAGGAAGCTATAAACTATCTTGAGGGTAAAAATATAAAGGTACAGAATAGCGGTGACTTAAAAATTGCTTTATTGGCACATTCCTATGACATTATGGATGATTATATTTGCATGGGAATAATCGATAGATTAAGGAAGATGGGGGCGAAAGTTACTACAACGAGTATGATGGATAGTTTCAAAATTGAGAGAGGTGCAAAAAAACTTCAAAAGGACCTTTTTTGGACATATGGCCGCGAAATTATAGGTGCTGGGAAGTATTTTCTTGAGGAAAAAGAAGTTGATGGTGTGATAACAGTATCTGCATTTGGATGTGGGCCAGATTCATTAACAGATGACTTGCTTGAGAGGGATTATAAAAGAAACGGAGGTATCCCGTACATGTCCATTACAATAGATGAACATACTGGTGAAGCTGGAATTACAACAAGGCTTGAAGCATTCATTGATTTATTGAGATGGCGAAAAGGAGAGATAATAGTATGA